The window CATGTTATCTTCTAAACTCGTTCGAATTTGAATATCTCCCACACCTTTTTCATTGATGCTGTCAAGGCCGTTTTCAATTAAATTTATAATCACCCGCCGCATTTTTTCGTGATCGAAATGCAGTTCAGGTAAAGTCCGCTCCAATTCCAAACTTATATTGTTATTTGGGTAGAGCTTTCTGACTTCTTCCACCAGCTCATTTAAATCTCCATGGGAAAGGCTGAGTTTGGGCATGCGGGCAAACTCGGAAAATTCACGAACAAGAGTTCGCAAACTTTCAATCTCGTCGGTTACGATTTCCGAGCATTCTTCCAGCAACTTGCCGTATTCAGGATCGTCGCCCTCATATTTATCCTTCATTTGCTGCACGGTTAGTTGAATGGGGGTGAGAGGATTTTTAATCTCATGGGCTAAAATGCGGGCGATTTCGCGCCAGGCGGCCATTTTCTCAAGGGAGACAACCTGATCCTGCTTTTCTTTCAAAGCGGTGATCATGGTGTTAAATGCATGGACCAGGTCACCAACCTCATCTTTTGAATCCGCCTTCACCCGGTAATCCCAATCGCCTCCGGCAATTTTCTGGGTACCTTTTACCAGACTTAGAAGCGGCGAAGTAATTTTCCGTGAAAAATAAATACCAAGGCCTATAGAAAGCCCAGCCACCGGAATATAAACCACAAAAAAGAAAAGCAGAAAGCCAGAGGTCAATTCTCCTTCAAAAAAGTCCAGAGTTTTAAACATCTGGTTCACTCTCACAATTTGTTTAGAACCGATTGTAAATTCCTCGTCGACAATTTTAGTAACAACTAAAAATCCTTTTTGTTTGCTGTTTGATTTGATCGGTGCGAAAGCAAGAATATGGGCCGGGTCGTTAACAATATCGAGAATTTCAGGGGTTTGTTTTTTCGTTAATTGAACAACGGTATTCTGGTAAATCATCGGATACGCATGTTCCTGGGCGCTGCTTCCGGTGAGCAGCAAATTTCCTTTCAGATCAAATATGTCGATTTTGCCTCCTATCGATTTCGATTCTTCTTCAATCTCAGATGCTCTGCCGTTTCTCTGCTCAAACAATTTTCTTACCCATTCGGAAGATGATAACTCCATTGCTTGTGACAAAGTTTGATCTTTATAAACCGAATAAAGCTCCCGGGAAATTGCAGCCGCCTGGTCCAGGGCCATTTCGACATTTTCATTATACCCGACTTCAATGCTTTGCTGCAAAAGATTTTTGACCTGGTAATAAACCGGATAAATCGGAAGCAACGTGCTAACCAAAAGTGACAGGACGAGTTTTGTACGAATTCGCTTCATTGTTTTAATTCAGCTAATCTAAACGGCCGGGACGAAAACCACTTCGAGCTGAACTGCGAGCCTTTTTTTTTGTTCACAAAAAAGGAGACGAGTTTGTTTATATTTAATGAAAATCCGCTGGAACGATTGTCAGAGGCGATCGCTTCTTCAGACTGATTTGGGTTTTCCAGCCAGTATGAAACTTTGTTTGCCTGATGCGCCGAAATCGGCACAATTCCAACCCGGATCTGAATTGTATAATTTTGGTTCGCGGTCAATAAACCTTTTGAAATTAAGACCACATTCAGCAAACGGTTGGCCGCTTGCTTGACTTGTTCAAACTCAAAATAAACCTCCGTGGTATCCGGGCTCCGGACGACATAGCGCTCTTCCCAGACATCGAACTCAATGCTTCGTGAAATCGGTTTGCGAACAATTTGTTTGGTTCCTTCGAGAAGCTTAATTTGTATTTCAACAATTGAAGGCAAGCCGCTTTGAATGGTTCCGACGATTTTTCTTGAAAATAAATTCTTAAAATCGGCGGAAACCAAAAGGGAATCACCGCTCAATTTTGGCGTAATCCGTTCTACCCGGATCTCACCGCCCGCCTGAGCAAAAGCAAGCGAAGGAAAGGTGACGGATATTAGAATAAATATGAAAGACTCTGTAACAAACTTTCTCAAAAAGTGTGCCCTAAAGAAATATGTGCCTTAAAGTCGTTT of the candidate division KSB1 bacterium genome contains:
- a CDS encoding DUF4390 domain-containing protein is translated as MRKFVTESFIFILISVTFPSLAFAQAGGEIRVERITPKLSGDSLLVSADFKNLFSRKIVGTIQSGLPSIVEIQIKLLEGTKQIVRKPISRSIEFDVWEERYVVRSPDTTEVYFEFEQVKQAANRLLNVVLISKGLLTANQNYTIQIRVGIVPISAHQANKVSYWLENPNQSEEAIASDNRSSGFSLNINKLVSFFVNKKKGSQFSSKWFSSRPFRLAELKQ
- a CDS encoding HAMP domain-containing protein; the encoded protein is MKRIRTKLVLSLLVSTLLPIYPVYYQVKNLLQQSIEVGYNENVEMALDQAAAISRELYSVYKDQTLSQAMELSSSEWVRKLFEQRNGRASEIEEESKSIGGKIDIFDLKGNLLLTGSSAQEHAYPMIYQNTVVQLTKKQTPEILDIVNDPAHILAFAPIKSNSKQKGFLVVTKIVDEEFTIGSKQIVRVNQMFKTLDFFEGELTSGFLLFFFVVYIPVAGLSIGLGIYFSRKITSPLLSLVKGTQKIAGGDWDYRVKADSKDEVGDLVHAFNTMITALKEKQDQVVSLEKMAAWREIARILAHEIKNPLTPIQLTVQQMKDKYEGDDPEYGKLLEECSEIVTDEIESLRTLVREFSEFARMPKLSLSHGDLNELVEEVRKLYPNNNISLELERTLPELHFDHEKMRRVIINLIENGLDSINEKGVGDIQIRTSLEDNM